From the Streptococcus oralis ATCC 35037 genome, one window contains:
- a CDS encoding YceD family protein, producing MKLNIQEIRKQPEGLHFEQALDLASDLRKRNQEILDVKDILAVGKVQYEDRLYFLDYQLSYTIVLASSRSMEPVELAESYPVTEVFMEGATNQLDQEVLDDDLVLSIENGEIDLAESVADNILLNIPIKILTAEEEAGQGFVSGNDWQIMTEDEYQAQQAVKKEENSPFAGLQGLFDGDE from the coding sequence ATGAAGTTAAATATTCAAGAAATTCGTAAGCAACCTGAAGGCCTGCATTTTGAACAAGCTTTAGACCTGGCATCAGACTTGCGTAAACGAAATCAAGAAATTTTAGATGTCAAAGATATCCTTGCAGTGGGGAAGGTGCAGTACGAAGACCGTCTGTATTTCTTAGACTATCAGTTGTCATATACCATTGTTCTTGCTTCCAGTCGTAGTATGGAACCAGTTGAGTTGGCTGAGTCTTATCCAGTCACAGAGGTCTTCATGGAAGGAGCGACCAACCAACTGGACCAGGAAGTTCTTGATGATGACTTGGTCTTGTCTATCGAAAATGGGGAAATCGACCTTGCTGAGAGCGTAGCAGATAATATCTTGCTCAATATCCCAATCAAGATCTTGACGGCAGAAGAAGAAGCGGGCCAAGGTTTTGTGTCTGGAAATGACTGGCAAATCATGACTGAAGACGAATATCAAGCTCAACAAGCAGTCAAGAAAGAAGAAAACAGTCCATTTGCTGGCTTGCAAGGACTGTTTGATGGAGACGAGTAG
- the nth gene encoding endonuclease III, which yields MVLSKKRARHVIEEIIALFPDAKPSLDFRNHFELLVAVMLSAQTTDAAVNKATPGLFAAFPTPQAMSVATESEIASHISRLGLYRNKAKFLKKCAQQLLDDFDGQVPQTREELESLAGVGRKTANVVMSVGFGIPAFAVDTHVERICKHHDIVKKSATPLEVEKRVMDILPPEKWLAAHQAMIYFGRAICHPKNPECDHYPQLYDFSNV from the coding sequence ATGGTTTTATCCAAGAAACGTGCCCGTCATGTCATTGAGGAAATTATTGCCCTTTTTCCAGATGCCAAACCAAGTCTAGATTTTCGCAATCATTTTGAACTCTTGGTTGCAGTGATGTTGTCAGCCCAGACGACAGATGCTGCAGTCAACAAGGCTACACCAGGTCTCTTTGCTGCTTTTCCAACGCCTCAAGCCATGTCTGTCGCAACTGAAAGTGAAATTGCTTCACACATTTCTCGTCTGGGACTGTATCGAAATAAGGCTAAATTCCTTAAAAAATGTGCCCAACAACTATTAGACGATTTTGACGGCCAAGTACCTCAGACTCGCGAGGAATTAGAAAGCCTAGCAGGTGTTGGTCGCAAAACAGCAAATGTCGTCATGAGTGTTGGCTTTGGGATTCCAGCCTTTGCAGTGGACACTCATGTTGAGCGTATCTGCAAGCATCATGATATTGTCAAGAAATCGGCTACACCCCTCGAAGTAGAAAAACGTGTCATGGACATTCTGCCACCAGAGAAATGGTTGGCAGCCCACCAAGCCATGATATACTTTGGACGGGCTATCTGTCATCCAAAAAATCCAGAATGTGATCACTATCCTCAATTATATGATTTTAGCAATGTTTAA
- the pyrR gene encoding bifunctional pyr operon transcriptional regulator/uracil phosphoribosyltransferase PyrR, producing MKTKEVVDELTVKRAITRITYEIIERNKDLNKIILAGIKTRGVFIAHRIKERLEQLENITVPVVELDTKPFRDDVKSGEDTSLISVDVTDREVILVDDVLYTGRTIRAAIDNIVGHGRPARVSLAVLVDRGHRELPIRPDYVGKNIPTSRSEEIIVEMTELDGQDRVLITEEA from the coding sequence ATGAAGACAAAAGAAGTTGTAGACGAATTGACTGTCAAACGAGCGATTACGCGAATTACTTATGAGATTATTGAGCGCAATAAGGATTTGAATAAAATTATCCTAGCTGGGATAAAAACGCGAGGTGTTTTCATCGCTCATCGTATCAAAGAACGCTTGGAGCAGTTGGAAAACATCACTGTTCCTGTTGTGGAATTGGACACCAAACCTTTCCGTGATGATGTTAAAAGCGGAGAAGATACTTCTTTGATTTCTGTTGATGTGACAGACCGTGAAGTTATCTTGGTGGATGATGTACTCTATACAGGCCGTACCATCCGCGCCGCTATTGATAACATTGTCGGCCATGGTCGTCCTGCGCGCGTGAGTCTTGCGGTGCTAGTTGACCGTGGACATAGAGAATTGCCTATCCGTCCAGATTACGTTGGGAAAAATATCCCAACTAGCCGTTCTGAAGAAATCATCGTAGAGATGACAGAACTTGATGGCCAAGACAGAGTTCTGATTACTGAAGAAGCTTAG
- a CDS encoding aspartate carbamoyltransferase catalytic subunit, whose amino-acid sequence MSENQQALNHVVSMEDLTVDQVMKLIKRGIEFKNGAQLPYENKPIVSNLFFEDSTRTHKSFEVAEIKLGLERLDFDVKTSSVNKGETLYDTILTLSALGVDVCVIRHPEVDYYRELIASPSITTSIINGGDGSGQHPSQSLLDLMTIYEEFGHFEGLKVAIAGDLDHSRVAKSNMQILKRLGAELYFAGPEEWRSQEFADYGQFVTIDEIVDHVDVLMLLRVQHERHGSGAVFSKEDYHAQHGLNQERYNRLKEEAIIMHPAPVNRDVEIADHLVEAPKSRIVQQMTNGVFVRMAILESVLASRNANENTRR is encoded by the coding sequence ATGTCAGAAAATCAACAAGCATTGAATCATGTGGTTTCCATGGAAGACCTCACTGTCGATCAAGTGATGAAATTGATCAAACGAGGAATCGAGTTTAAAAACGGAGCCCAACTTCCCTACGAGAACAAACCTATCGTATCGAATCTCTTCTTTGAAGATTCTACACGGACACATAAGTCCTTTGAAGTGGCAGAGATTAAGCTAGGGCTCGAGCGATTGGACTTTGATGTGAAGACTAGCTCAGTCAATAAGGGTGAGACACTGTATGATACCATCTTGACCCTATCTGCTCTAGGAGTGGATGTCTGTGTGATTCGCCACCCAGAGGTTGACTATTACAGAGAGTTGATTGCGAGTCCGTCGATTACGACTTCCATTATCAATGGTGGGGATGGCTCAGGTCAACATCCTAGCCAGAGCTTGCTTGATTTGATGACCATTTATGAGGAATTTGGGCACTTTGAGGGTCTCAAGGTTGCTATTGCAGGCGACTTGGACCACTCACGTGTTGCCAAGTCCAATATGCAGATTTTGAAACGCTTGGGAGCTGAACTATACTTTGCAGGACCTGAGGAATGGAGAAGTCAAGAATTTGCGGACTATGGACAGTTTGTAACTATTGATGAGATTGTTGATCATGTGGATGTTTTGATGTTGCTCCGCGTTCAACATGAACGCCATGGAAGTGGAGCGGTCTTTTCAAAAGAAGACTACCATGCTCAACACGGTTTGAACCAAGAGCGCTATAATCGCTTAAAAGAAGAAGCCATTATTATGCATCCTGCTCCAGTTAATCGAGATGTGGAAATTGCTGACCACTTGGTTGAAGCGCCAAAATCACGCATTGTCCAACAAATGACCAACGGTGTCTTTGTTCGAATGGCAATCTTAGAATCCGTATTGGCGAGTAGAAACGCCAATGAAAACACAAGACGTTAA
- a CDS encoding carbamoyl phosphate synthase small subunit, producing MTKRLLVLEDGTVFEGKAFGADIDVTGEIVFNTGMTGYQESITDQSYNGQILTFTYPLVGNYGINRDDYESIIPTCKGVVVFEEARRASNWRNQMTLDEFLKAKKIPGISGIDTRALTKIIRKHGTMRATLTHVGDSMDHVTDQLQATVLPTDNIKQVSTKTSYPAPGVGLSVVLVDFGLKHSILRELSKRNCNVTVVPYSTTAEEILHLNPDGVMLSNGPGNPEDVPEALDMIRGVQGKIPIFGICMGHQLFAMANGAKTYKMKFGHRGFNHAVREIATGRVDFTSQNHGYAVSREDLPEHLIITHEEINDKSVEGVRHRYQPGFSVQFHPDAAPGPHDASYLFDEFIEMMEAFKQTN from the coding sequence ATGACAAAAAGACTTCTAGTATTAGAAGATGGCACAGTTTTTGAAGGCAAGGCCTTCGGAGCAGATATTGATGTAACAGGCGAAATCGTCTTTAACACAGGGATGACCGGCTATCAAGAATCCATTACAGACCAGTCTTATAATGGACAAATCTTGACCTTCACTTATCCTTTGGTGGGAAATTATGGAATCAACCGTGATGATTACGAATCCATCATTCCAACTTGTAAGGGAGTTGTCGTTTTCGAAGAGGCGCGTCGAGCTAGCAACTGGCGCAACCAAATGACGCTGGATGAATTTTTGAAAGCTAAGAAAATTCCGGGTATTTCAGGGATTGATACGCGTGCACTTACCAAGATTATCCGTAAGCATGGTACCATGCGTGCAACCTTGACTCACGTTGGGGACAGCATGGACCATGTGACGGATCAGCTCCAAGCAACAGTCTTGCCGACAGACAATATCAAGCAGGTTTCTACTAAAACTTCCTATCCAGCTCCTGGAGTTGGTTTGAGTGTGGTGTTAGTGGACTTTGGTCTCAAGCACTCAATCCTACGTGAACTTTCTAAGCGTAACTGTAACGTGACGGTTGTTCCTTATTCAACAACGGCAGAAGAAATTCTCCACCTCAATCCTGATGGAGTTATGTTGTCAAATGGTCCAGGAAACCCAGAAGACGTTCCAGAAGCACTGGACATGATTCGTGGTGTGCAAGGGAAAATTCCAATTTTCGGTATTTGTATGGGACACCAACTCTTTGCTATGGCAAACGGGGCTAAGACCTACAAGATGAAATTTGGTCACCGTGGATTTAACCACGCGGTACGTGAGATTGCAACAGGACGTGTAGACTTTACCAGCCAAAACCATGGTTATGCAGTCAGCCGTGAGGACTTGCCAGAGCATTTGATCATTACTCACGAAGAAATCAATGACAAATCAGTTGAAGGTGTACGTCACAGATACCAACCAGGTTTTTCCGTGCAATTCCACCCAGATGCAGCTCCCGGTCCACACGACGCAAGCTACCTATTTGACGAGTTTATCGAGATGATGGAAGCTTTTAAACAAACAAACTAA
- the carB gene encoding carbamoyl-phosphate synthase large subunit → MPKRTDIQKIMVIGSGPIIIGQAAEFDYAGTQACLSLKEEGYEVVLVNSNPATIMTDKEIADKVYIEPITLEFVTRILRKERPDALLPTLGGQTGLNMAMELSKNGILDELGVELLGTKLSAIDQAEDRDLFKQLMEELEQPIPESEIVNTVEEAVAFAASIGYPVIVRPAFTLGGTGGGMCANEEELREISENGLKLSPVTQCLIERSIAGFKEIEYEVMRDSADNALVVCNMENFDPVGIHTGDSIVFAPAQTMSDYENQMLRDASLSIIRALKIEGGCNVQLALDPHSFKYYVIEVNPRVSRSSALASKATGYPIAKLAAKIAVGLTLDEVINPVTGSTYAMFEPALDYVVAKIPRFPFDKFEKGERRLGTQMKATGEVMAIGRNIEESLLKACRSLEIGVHHNEMPELAAVSDDALIEKVVKAQDDRLFYVSEAIRRGYTPEEISELTKIDIFYLDKLLHIFEIEQELGAHPQDLEVLKTAKLNGFSDRKIAELWKITADQVRQLRLENQIVPVYKMVDTCAAEFDSETPYFYSTYGWENESIKSDKESVLVLGSGPIRIGQGVEFDYATVHSVKAIQAAGYEAIIMNSNPETVSTDFSVSDKLYFEPLTFEDVMNVIDLEQPKGVIVQFGGQTAINLAEPLAKAGVTILGTQVADLDRAEDRDLFEQALKDLDIPQPPGQTATNEEEAVLAARKIGFPVLVRPSYVLGGRAMEIVENEEDLRSYMRTAVKASPDHPVLVDSYIVGQECEVDAISDGKNVLIPGIMEHIERAGVHSGDSMAVYPPQTLSQKVQETIADYTKRLAIGLNCLGMMNIQFVIKDEKVYVIEVNPRASRTVPFLSKVTNIPMAQVATKLILGQSLEELGYQDGLYPESSRVHIKAPVFSFTKLAKVDSLLGPEMKSTGEVMGSDTTLEKALYKAFEASYLHLPTFGNVVFTIADDAKEEALDLARRFQNIGYGILATQGTAAFFEGHGLKAQLVGKIGDDEHDIPSYVRKGKIQAIINTVGTKRTADEDGEQIRRSAIEHGVPLFTALDTADAMLKVLESRSFVTEAI, encoded by the coding sequence ATGCCTAAACGTACTGATATTCAAAAAATTATGGTGATTGGTTCTGGTCCGATTATTATTGGTCAGGCTGCTGAGTTTGACTATGCTGGGACCCAGGCCTGCTTGTCTTTGAAAGAGGAAGGCTATGAGGTTGTCTTGGTGAACTCAAATCCTGCAACCATCATGACGGACAAGGAGATTGCGGACAAGGTCTACATTGAACCGATTACACTCGAGTTTGTGACACGTATTCTCCGTAAGGAACGTCCAGATGCCTTGCTTCCAACTCTCGGTGGCCAGACAGGACTCAATATGGCCATGGAATTGTCTAAAAACGGTATCTTAGATGAGCTCGGTGTCGAACTTCTGGGAACTAAATTATCTGCCATCGACCAAGCCGAGGACCGTGACCTCTTTAAACAATTGATGGAAGAGCTTGAGCAACCAATTCCAGAATCTGAAATTGTCAACACAGTGGAAGAAGCTGTTGCCTTTGCAGCATCAATCGGCTACCCTGTTATCGTTCGTCCAGCCTTTACACTTGGTGGTACTGGTGGTGGTATGTGTGCCAACGAAGAAGAATTGCGTGAAATTTCTGAAAATGGGTTGAAACTGTCACCTGTTACCCAGTGTTTGATTGAGCGTTCAATCGCAGGTTTCAAGGAAATCGAATATGAAGTCATGCGCGATTCAGCTGACAATGCCCTCGTTGTTTGTAACATGGAAAACTTTGATCCAGTGGGGATTCACACAGGGGATTCCATCGTATTCGCCCCTGCGCAAACCATGTCTGACTATGAAAACCAAATGCTACGTGACGCGAGCTTGAGCATTATCCGCGCTCTCAAGATTGAAGGGGGGTGTAACGTTCAGCTGGCCCTTGATCCGCATAGCTTCAAGTACTATGTTATCGAAGTAAACCCTCGTGTATCGCGTTCGTCAGCCCTTGCTTCTAAGGCGACGGGTTATCCGATTGCCAAATTGGCCGCCAAGATTGCCGTCGGTTTGACCTTGGATGAGGTCATCAACCCAGTTACGGGTTCAACCTATGCCATGTTTGAACCAGCACTTGACTACGTGGTTGCCAAGATTCCACGTTTCCCATTTGACAAGTTTGAAAAAGGTGAGCGCCGTCTTGGAACTCAGATGAAAGCAACTGGTGAAGTCATGGCGATCGGTCGTAACATCGAGGAGTCACTTCTCAAGGCATGTCGTTCGCTTGAAATTGGCGTTCACCACAATGAAATGCCTGAGCTTGCAGCGGTTTCAGATGATGCTTTGATTGAAAAGGTTGTGAAAGCCCAAGATGACCGTCTCTTCTACGTTTCAGAAGCTATTCGCCGTGGTTACACACCAGAAGAAATTTCTGAATTGACCAAGATTGATATCTTCTATTTGGATAAACTCTTGCATATCTTTGAAATTGAGCAAGAATTGGGTGCCCATCCACAAGATCTAGAAGTTTTGAAAACAGCTAAACTAAATGGCTTCTCAGACCGTAAGATTGCTGAACTATGGAAAATAACAGCTGACCAAGTTCGCCAACTACGTTTGGAAAACCAGATTGTTCCAGTCTATAAGATGGTCGATACTTGTGCGGCAGAGTTCGACTCTGAAACGCCATATTTCTATTCAACCTATGGCTGGGAAAATGAATCTATCAAGTCTGATAAGGAATCTGTACTAGTCCTAGGTTCTGGTCCAATCCGTATCGGACAAGGGGTTGAGTTTGACTACGCAACTGTTCACTCAGTCAAGGCTATTCAGGCTGCTGGTTATGAAGCTATTATCATGAACTCAAACCCAGAGACCGTTTCAACAGACTTCTCGGTATCTGACAAGCTCTACTTTGAACCATTGACATTCGAAGATGTCATGAATGTCATTGACCTTGAGCAACCAAAAGGCGTCATCGTTCAGTTTGGTGGTCAAACAGCTATCAACCTTGCAGAGCCATTGGCAAAAGCAGGTGTGACCATTCTTGGAACTCAAGTCGCTGACCTAGATCGAGCTGAAGACCGTGACCTCTTCGAGCAAGCTCTTAAAGACTTGGATATTCCACAGCCACCAGGACAAACGGCTACCAATGAAGAAGAAGCAGTGCTTGCAGCTCGCAAGATTGGCTTCCCAGTCCTCGTTCGCCCATCTTATGTTTTAGGTGGACGTGCTATGGAAATTGTTGAAAACGAAGAAGACCTTCGTTCTTACATGAGAACTGCTGTTAAGGCTAGTCCAGACCACCCAGTTCTTGTCGATTCTTATATCGTTGGGCAAGAGTGCGAAGTCGATGCTATTTCAGACGGAAAAAATGTCCTCATCCCTGGTATCATGGAGCACATCGAACGTGCCGGTGTCCACTCAGGTGACTCAATGGCCGTTTATCCTCCACAAACCTTGTCTCAAAAGGTTCAGGAAACTATCGCAGACTACACAAAACGCCTAGCAATCGGCCTTAACTGTCTTGGTATGATGAACATTCAGTTTGTCATCAAGGATGAGAAAGTCTACGTTATTGAGGTCAATCCACGTGCCAGCCGTACTGTTCCATTCCTATCAAAAGTAACCAATATCCCGATGGCTCAGGTTGCAACTAAGTTAATTCTTGGTCAAAGTCTTGAAGAACTTGGTTACCAAGATGGACTTTACCCAGAAAGTAGTCGTGTTCATATTAAAGCACCAGTCTTCTCATTTACCAAGCTAGCGAAAGTAGATAGCTTGCTTGGTCCTGAAATGAAGTCAACAGGGGAGGTTATGGGTTCTGATACGACTCTTGAAAAAGCTCTCTACAAGGCCTTTGAAGCTTCTTATCTTCACTTGCCAACCTTTGGAAATGTTGTCTTTACTATCGCAGATGATGCCAAGGAAGAAGCTTTGGATTTGGCTCGTCGTTTCCAAAATATTGGTTATGGTATCCTTGCGACTCAAGGAACAGCAGCTTTCTTTGAAGGTCATGGCTTGAAGGCTCAACTCGTTGGTAAGATTGGTGATGATGAACATGATATCCCAAGCTATGTTCGTAAAGGGAAAATCCAAGCTATCATCAACACAGTTGGTACTAAGCGAACTGCTGATGAAGATGGTGAACAAATCCGCCGTTCAGCTATCGAACATGGTGTACCACTCTTTACAGCCCTAGATACAGCGGATGCTATGCTTAAGGTACTTGAAAGCCGTAGCTTCGTTACAGAAGCAATTTAG